The genomic window ggaacatgtcgttcatggtctaatattctgtgttccaacaatgcaaatctagttactgaacttttctgaaaaataaaggtaatgacctggtttaatttcattctaaggtgaagtaaattatgtcaaaacagttgaatctttgtatggaacatttaattacaccaagtaaatgatttaaaccatttagattttagtagactaaatataatgtatatttattcgactacaacgtttttcatatttcgtcgactaaaactagactaaaactaaaatgatgaggttgactaaaatgtgactaagactaaattgcattttcgtcaaaagacttatgactaaaactaaatcaaaatttgctgtcaaaattaacactgcccagcaaaaatattaaatacattgaaaagacgtccctttatgggccaaaaatgaaagttgtttctatagcttttcatggcgtctcctgattgtgtaatattgatgtccagtctgtacaaagtaaaaactggttgaaattttgagtttacacatggaaataaattaagtgagactctttgaaataaactgagctgaatgatttgagtgcagtaagatagcaagcaaccattgaatcaaggttaaaaatTGATAATTTGTCAATGCtcattgcattgaatcagtatcacttttgtacctgcaaaaatcaccattattgtgatcttttttagctttagttgagctcttggctcttctattttaatgttaaattaggtttccttcagccataactgtgtgttaaaataaattagttgtggcaaagagatgactacttctgaatggtaaagcatgcattttgaaattgtttagatcactgttaataattgggtttggtttattaatgtgtcagctctgtggatctgtagtttgatatactgtgatttttttaggaattaacatattcacaatctgttaaaccactttaacacataacgacatcaagaatctgcatatgaaactcaacaatggtgacaatcaacaaaagaaagcttcatgctgcaatgcatgctgggtgatctgtttatctgaattattttgacgattgtcatcattgttgagggttgtatgatgagggttgatgtcagtgaaatatgtttgtttattttctctcaatacttgtgcattgactagccagagcactcagaccagtcatcaattgatcaataatgtttaaaactaatacattttattacagcctgacaatttccatgagaacaaccccaacttttgtaaaagcatgtctgtctttcacagtgcacaagtgtttttataacactaCTACATGACctgaacaaattaatttaacaaaagtcaaggatcaagagcccaactaaagcaaacactgatcacaataatggttattattgtgggtacaaaactcatttcacagagtctcatttcattttttccatgtgaaaactgaaagtagtctgataaactccagatttgaaccagtttttacattgtaccaaggtcccctgtacatcaatatcagacgttcagaaaacgtaataatgggccaataaagggacgtcttttcaacatcgaaagatgcagaaaagacgtcttttggacatatctttggtcagggggaagtcataattgtaataaaattaacttTACAACACTTCAtatgtggccttttttaccctcagctaataatatttttaaacttatatcagtctaagtaaataaaacacagtgtacatgccatggtatatttaatgcactgagcactctatgagctcggtgccagttttattgtttccaccaaacatttaacatattcttgaagatatctataggtctcgtctcagatctcttgtcctaggactcggactcgaccctctctggattcggtcttgactcgaactcgacctactctggactcggacttgactcgaatgagctggtctcgactacaacactgacaaaaatagtacatacttttagtgcatagtgtaagtaggcgaattgggacgcagcaccCACTTGCGGTCTTGGCCACTTGAGAGCGCGTGCACGCGACAGGAAGTAAGAGCGCAAGTCTGTGCAATGTCTTAAAAACGCCAAAGTGCAGTGCCACTGCCTACTGCTTCCGAGCGGTATTCATGGCTAAATGTGTCATCATGCATCACGTTCTGGATATATCATGAGACTTTTTGCCCGAGTCTCGCAAGATGTTGCGGAATGCTTTCCGGTGTAAGTTATACAACTACTTTTTTGaggttatatctttatttattctatgttgggctaatatgtgtttttctttcgtttttgctttttttgggtacagctgctttgatacaatacaaataaagcgctataaaaataaatctgacttgaCATGACTATATAATTAGATATTATTGGTGAAAACTCCAgagttatgtattttgtaaaactttttatcacataattagaaaTACCACATTAATTAACGTTATATGTTTGCACTTGCTAAGTGCCCCAACCggttagaaatactacatcCTCACTTGGGATCTTCACGCCCACTAGACCACTTGGGCCGaaaacaggaaatacgtcatgaAATGAAAGTGGTCAAGTGCAaagaccgcaagtgggggtatGTGAACGCAGCCTAAATCCGAGGTGTGGTCAAGTGGTATCTGTTACGTTTTTCAGCGCGATGAGCTTTGCTtcaattaaaatacattttgaaatcgATCAAATTAAGGAGATTGCTGAAAAACACTCCCATATCAACTCCAGGTATCAGATCGTAAATggcatatttaaattaaaataatttatattgtacAAATGACTTCAATAAGGCTAAATGCTGGCTTTATGGACCACAGAGCGCCCCCCGCAGGAAGAATGAGTTCGCGCCGTCGTCTTGGAAACAGATTTGGCGCCCAAGGATGTGCGAAGCAGACGAAGAAAAGCATTCTGGGTAATTTTGAAAGATGGCGGACGAAGTGGAGCAggtttgcatttttgttttactcGCAATAGTTTAAACGATTTCCTGATCTAAAATGTGTCCTTTATCAAAGCGTTGATATGTTCTTTCCATTGAACGTCTGAATTTACATACGTAAATACGCTATGAATGCTTAGATCTGTTAAACAGTAGGTGTGATGGTGCGTGTGTGAATGTGATTTtaagtaacgttaacgttattACATGAATGATTTGTAATGAACTTGTTTTGCAGCAACAGACCACCAATACTGTTGAAGAGCCCCTGGATCTGATCCGGTTGAGTTTAGATGAGAGGATCTATGTGAAGATGAGAAACGACAGAGAGCTGCGCGGCAGACTGCACGTGAGATCAGCCTCCCGTCTCTCCTCACTTATTGAtcgttttcttcttttttagcTGCTGTTTACGTTCATTAGGACATCCATCTACCTCTCTTCTTGTGACTTAAACCATTCATCTAAGTTGTTTAATATTTGGTCAATATTTATGAACGTAAATATGTCTGAaagattttagtgtttttttctaCTATTTTATGCTGGTGATTTTGATTTAGTGCAGATCTCTGCTTTTGGGAAAACGGTATTGCCGCTGGGTATAAACGTTATGCATTCCAAAGACACCCAAAGTGAAATAAACTTGACCACAAATTCCAACATGATATTCTGAAATACTACATGAAGACTTTGAGAAATCTGAATAATGGATAATGTATTCTATAATAATACACTAAAAAGGTGTGTTACAggtattacatttaaaacccCTTTAAAGATAGCATAACAATACAAAACCTAATAATGTACTAATATTGTATGCTGCACAAATTATAAATTTTTATGCAGGCTATATTCATTTGTTTGATTATAATTATGCTATTTCTCATATTGGCTACTTTTCCATACAAGGGTATATATCATGTTAAAATTAATGTCATTGTCTAGATAGAATCTGTGTTTCTATAGCGTCACCAAAAATGGGGCAAAAATAATGACCATGTTTGTCAGTTTTCAATATGCAAAATGACACTTCACCGTTAAAATGACATTGTGGGACAGTGTGAAGGACTGATTTCATGTCTTTGACTGCAGGCCTATGACCAGCACTTAAACATGATCCTCGGCGATGTTGAGGAGACTGTCACGACTGTGGAGATTGATGAAGAGACGTACGAGGAGATTTATAAGGTAACTGTTTGCATTCAGATCTGGTTTGAATAAGTTATGTGGTTTTCTCTCATGTATTCGATTGTGAGACATTATATAGCCGTATTACTACATAGTTATTTttaacagtaataataataataatgtttagtTATTAAATCATCTAATATAATGCTACGTATGATGGGTGTTAGTATTGTATCACTAAACCGGTTAGTAGGGTAGTGCATGTGACATGCTTAATATCTCTTTTGATTTTGCAGTCAACCAAGAGAAACATTCCCATGCTGTTTGTCCGAGGGGATGGAGTCGTGCTAGTAGCCCCCCCGCTGAGAGTAGGATAACTTCATTTGGAGGAGCTCATCTGACCTACATCATTTTGCTTTGGACTCTTAAATTCCTAAGACGGACTTTTAAGtgaataacatttttgttttgaacCGCAGAGTTCTGTTTGTTTTGAAGTCGACGTTCCGTTTTATGTTTAGCGAACTCTGAAGGTATTATGTGCTGTTTTCGATTCtgataaagtaattaaaagttttattttcaaaaaaacagatattttcaaaaaattaataaaaaccatGTTATGATCAGGCAAACGCTTTTCTATAAAACATGTCATCTGCTGTGTTGGcctgatatttttttaataagcaTTTCTCCACATTATCACAACACAAGACATTACCCACATAAACCCTGAAAAAGTTAGAAAATGTTTGTGGGAATTTATGACCGTCCTATATAGAAAAAATCATTTTCCACTGTAATTTGCTGTATTGACAATTTTTTTATAGTAAACAAGCAAAGAAATGTAATTGCATTTATCAGTTTcagtagatttttttttaaataacctcTGCATCATACGTTTATTGATATACTCAAGTATGACCAGCAGAGGGAGCCAATGTCACATCCGCTTCataagtcttaaagggatagttcacccaaaaatgaaagttctgtcataaATTGCTCGATCTCTAATTGTTCAaacctgtgtacattttttgtttggttgaacacagaacgaatgcttgtaaccaaacagttcttggaccccattgactaccatggtaggaaaaattacgATAGTAGtcaaactgtttgctgtcctacattcttcaaaatatctttttgcgttcaacagaacaaattttatttaaacatttcctactatggtagtcaatggagtccaagaactgtttggttataagcattcttccaaatatctttctctgtgttcatcagaacaaagaaatgtacacagatttggaaaaactcgaaggtgagtaaaagacgaaagaatttttacttttgggaAAACGGTCCCTGTAATTTAACAGGGGTGCGCTGTTGAGCCACCTGTGTTTCAGTCTCTGGCTGTCATCGCGTGTTCTGCAGGGATGCTGGTCTATAATGTTATGTATATCATCTGAATTTTCTAACAGTGCTTCACAGTTTGGATTATACAGAATGGTAAAATGATCTTTTACGGCACTGCTTTCCCTAAAAATCCAACCTTTGTTTTACACACCAAAATAACACTTTCTCATGACAGGGGTCTTTTCCATTAGTGGGACAGTGACGCAGAGTTCTCATTCAGGATAGTTTTAGTATTTCCCACGGTCTAAAAACAACCCCAATGCAGGCTGTTGAGACCAAATATAGCTGCGTttgggacagaaccattttgGGGTCACGGTTCTGACTGGCTGACAAATGGTAGATGAATGTCTCTTAACTATATAGCTTGCACCGACTCATATGCAGCTCAATTTAAAGAGAATAAAGAAGAATATGCATCCAGACGTTTCATTACGTTTAACAACATTGGCATAACAATGTGTATTTCAATCTGTTTTTCAGTAAATCCTCAAAAACAGGTTAGAAATCATGATGGAATGGAATGTCTTTCAActgaatatgtatttttttattgcgaGTTAACCACGCCCTCAAAATGGTTTACATATTTTTCGTAATTTTTACCAAATGTGTCTTACATTTATCATGCTGAAGTATGCAGACATTTTTAAGGATTCGTTTTTAAATGGAATTTGTGGCGTATTCTTGCACTTAAATCATGTAGTTCGTGCCTCACTTTGACCCCCTGTCAATGTTTCTTCAGTGGGAAAGACAGTTTTTATTGGTCATACAGTTTGCATATGTCacggtatatttctgtatttatggTGGGTGTAATTTGAACATATTATTTGGCTTTGCACTGATTACATGTGGAACACAGCAGCATCCGTTCATTCATACCTGCAGGTGCATCGAAtgctaaatataaaataatgaatgatttttgtaaaatatgttttatatagtATTAAACATCAGATTTAGGTATTGTTTTGGTGACAGCCCTGTGTTTAAACAATTTCTccgatgcttttatccaattaCTTTTCAAATGGCTCCAAGATTGACTGTCTGGCAAGTTCGCACCTGCTGGTGAATCCTGTAATTACACTTCATGTCAAAAACATTTACTGCTTTCATAAATTGGTGTGTATTTCGACAAActgacattatttattatcatttaaaaacatttttaaaagactcAATGtctaacatttattattattattatttttacactgctTTGGATGGTCTCTAAGTAAAGGGCTTGGAACTGTGCATTCTCGTAGTGCCATCAGCCAATCCAAAACGATCATTTACAGCATATCCAGAGTGACGTGACATGTCATTTTCAAGTAAAGTGATTGGGTTAAAAACCCACTGAAAGATGTTTATCATGATTATTGTTGTTTTCTGTGTACTAAATACTAATGCATACCGTCTGCACTCTGGTTATATCATGTTGCTCTGAACTAAAGCTGAATTGatctgtttaaaaatacaactatatatacgtaaagcaaacaaacatcctattttcatAATAACTAAGGCTGATTGAAGCATGCTGGCTGTTCTTTGAAATGTTGACATGGCAGTCGTGAGGGACGTGGCATCAACAGCCTGTGCTTCTAGGGACATGCTGTGACAACTCTAATCTTAGGCTGAGCATCCAGCAACCCTTCTAAGCAGGAAATAGAAGCGCTAAACATAGACCCATCTCTATTTGTTTTAGTCAAACATGCAAAGAAAGATGTTCGGCAAATAAGTGCAAAAGATTGTTCAAgtcaatttttttgtaaatgtgtctGCGATGTCCATTACTGCAGCAAGGCTTCTATAAATATGACTAATATAGGTTTGATGTCTAATCTTCTAAATAAACCTTAATTGAATCTTTAAAATCTATCACACTGTGGTGTCACTGATCTACACAGggaacatttataatattataggTTTTTTATCAATCACATGGTTCAAACActtaaactgtttttttacatgcaCCTGTCAATATCAATTCACATCTATTATgggaaaaacagatttttaaccCTTTCTGGGCTGTGGTAGGCATTGATTATTTGCTCAAtcatttttgcactttttatatttgcattttcaaCAAAACCTAAGACTATTTTCAATGTACAGTAACAGGGTTGACAATGCATGTTTTGAAAGGGAATTTTccccaatattttttatttacaatttaggCACAATAAGCAGTTTTTTACAGTTGGAAAGTTGCATTTCtccattttgattttttaattttgtgtggATTCTGTAAAGACTGAGACTGCTTATTATTGAGtcaaaataattattgtaacaaataattatttagtaaaaaaaatattttctcataACATATTTTGTCAGACAAAAGCCTTTGTCGATTCcttgttttgattttaaaaagtgCAAGCATGAATTAATTCTTTATGATATAATTGATTCCATTAACATgtccatttttattaataaaaaatattctcaTTGAAATATATTTGTCAGACAAACTAATAAACAGTGGCATGTTGAATTCTAATGGTTATTTTGTCCTCTGTAGTACCAAACTTTGATTTAATTTTCCCAGAAAAAATGCAGACAGAATTCTAATTTATCCTCTTGGCCTGTAATCTGAAGACATGTTGATGAAAAACGGTACTTATTTTGAACTGTGGTTATATTACAAACAAGAAACGGGccaaaaaatgaatgttttatgtattttcaaaatacatccAAATACCATTTGCCATTCCCTGTAatgaactgtaatctattacaTTTAGAGACATAGCATGAAGAACACAAGATGGCTGCTGTTATGTCTGGATTTTAATCTAATGTAAATCAATCTAATCTTGGGAAAAAATATCACatgcttttttttaatgaagtggACCTGGAACTATATATTATGAATTGTGGACAGTATTATTAGTATTGACTGTGAATTTTGTTTGGTCTGGTGAACATCAGCGTAGGCCTCACTGGATCTGAACAGCAACTATGAGCTGGAAACGATGCTCATTGGAAACTGGATATAAAGACATAACACTCTGAAATGGATATAAACAAATCTAAGACAGAATTGGATAGACTCTGGATTATATAACCAAACTGGAAAAACCAAATgaggaaaacaaacaacttgGTGGATTGCTGATACAAACTGAGAATCAGAGACAGAAATGAATTCTCACAAACAGTTTAAAAATGGCTGGCACAAAACGGAGACCGAACACGTTCTTGGCCAGTACCAGGACAGAGGTAAACTCAGAATTTTTTTCTGAGACTCTTGTGCTTTAGGGATAAACAAACTTCTTTAAAATCATCTTTTCTGCCAGGCAAGACAAACATTCGTAATGATTACTTCGATGGATGAACTGCAACCCTAAATAAGATGTATTAGTTGTAGAAATAGAATTACTTGACATCAACCGACTTGCTTTGGTTTCCACGTGAATTGTGCTGTTTTCATACTAATTCATACTCGTAAATCGTATTATTTACTTTAACATTGTACAAATTTAGTTTGCATGGAGTACTGTAATTGACACACAATACGTTCTGTCAAGTTAATATAAAACGTCCCCGCTCGGGTCAGTTAATACCTGTAGTAGCGTCCAGGATTTCTGTGGTTAAAAAGTTCACCAGAAGCTTTTTTTCCGACCCTCAAATGGGCGAATTTGCGCTAAAGTAAAGAATTTACAATAAGTCTTTGAAAACAGCTTCTTTCCACAACTTCATTACACAAGCTGCCAGAAGAGTCTGGACAGACTCGATATTCCACTTTTGATGACTTTCCTAGACATGCTACAGACAGTTTCTGGTTCACCAGTGTCATTTGGAGGCTACGCTCTGGGTAATTTACATCGCTCTGAGAATTTTTTTTGGTTTCCGTTGACTTTGAATGAGTGATTTTGTAAGTGTACTGCTTACATGCGAAACCATAAAGCCACAACAAGTAAAACGGTTTGTTTTTCTGCTGTacgtttgttttttacttgCTGGTTTTATTCTGGAGAATTAGGACCATGAATAACGTTGAAGTCAAACATAATTTCCTGTGTTTGTCGCAGGTGGCATCTTACTTCAAAGCCCATTACAAATACATGTGACGTACTGTCACGCTGTCCTGATCTGTCAGAAAGGTTTATAGAGCGATTGTCTGTATAGTAATGAAATGATATCACATATGAGACCGGGTCCACGGAGTTTGATATATAGGTGCCTGTGAATTCTCACTTGACTCTGGACAGCTGCGTTACCCTTTAAGCGTCACAATGACGGGTTGGAGAAGCTATGCCAGGGAAAAAATAAATGCCTCTGGTAACCTTGAGCAGAGGCGTGCGTCAGAGATTCAACCCGACATATCACTTGGCCACAGTGCGgcatgaccagtgttgggtgtacctagttactaagtaattagttactgtaatttaattactttccccttgaaaaagtaaagtaagggattactcttgtttttactgtaatttaattacagttacttctgatgtaattaaactaaatactgtgtaatatattcaatagtggaaatgacatcaaaattataagtctaactttaaaatgtatgctgtaaTGTATCCTACTCActtttgtatactttggtcgggtaataagaataatttatgtagttacttataatttatttgaatgatttaaataagccgtttcacgTCTATCCTTGAaccaattctaatcaaggttgatgtaggatgtagaaagtaattagtaataagtaattaaatacttttggagagagtaatttgtacagtaatctaattacactattgaacatggaattagtaactagtaattaattcctttttcagagtaacttacccaacactgggcATGACTGTTTGTATTTCGTGTTAGAATATGAATCATAATGATTTTAATAAACCTGCTTTCAATTGTGATTCCACTTAACAATTCTAAacttttaggcccggtttcacagacacggtttagtttaagccaggattatgccttagtttaattaagatatttatgtcgcttttataaaaataccttagaagaatacattaccggtgtgcatcttgagacaaaacaatggcacttatatatttttagatatttctggccaagttatattcagttaagacaggtcacacattcattttagtctgggactagccttaagccttgtctgtgaaaccgggccttagtgtTTAATAAATTCATGGGATCCAATCTTTCTCATCACAGTCAATTCATActgaaaacacatattttactTTACAGAAATAACTTCTACTGTGAGATGTTAGCGGACATTGGAGTTGTGAAAATCtgaactgaaaataataaaaaaaacaaaaattctttgTTTTCAATTCTCAACCCAaccaacattgtaaaaagcggtTATTTTAGAGATTTctactgttttatttgacaaCATTTTCACGTTTCTTGAGAGTgcatgtcaaattacagaaatgtaCTACAATGTATATGTTTAGAGTAAAATAACTTGAAAAACGtgattttactttacaaaaatgttattttaagtttttttctttctgccGGAATATTACCGTTTTTTTACGGTATTTTTTGTGGCACAGACAAAAAGTGTATAGCCGTGCCAAACAGAATGTTGTTTACTCATTTAACGCTATTCACTCATGTGCATTTGCGATActaagtatatactgtacattattgaTGTAGAAATgaaaaggtcatgggtttgaggAACCGATTCCAATACAAAAAGTACACGTTGAATGCGACAGAAAAAAGCACCTGCTGAATGCATCAGTGCTGGCCGTAGTCCACGCTGTCTCACATACCCTCAGCGCACCTGACGCTTGTATCCGCATGTTTGTTAACGAGTCTATTGTGCCACCGATGCAGGTCATGTCTCCTTTCACAGAACAACGCTGGACTGATTCCCTGAATGTATTTCTGGTGCTTTTGTCTGAATCATTAGAATCTGAATAGCAACATTTGTGCTGTtgtttgtatattaattgttcCCTGTGGGATATTTTTGGCATTTGACAGTGGACCCATATTGTTTTTCTTAACAATGGGTAAATATTCATGGTACCGTATTAGTGTTGTGCAGGGTGGACTTTTGAACCTGTGTCACTGTGGGGCAGAGGGAGTAGATTTCAGGCCTAGGACAACAAATTGCTTTCTGTTAAACAAACTTCacaataatttgttatttttaattcatttaatctgATTTATATGGCTAATTAAATGAAAAGTTGTCACAAAAATGCAATAGACGTATATATGTTGTCACTTTGCCGCTTCAATTAAACATATTTAGGCGGTTGGTTTGTTATTGCCGTCATTGATGGTTAAATTCCGATTATAATCcttgtaaataaatactttggATAACCTTTGGGGTGAAGAAATGCAGTGTTTCTAGTTGACAACAACTCTATTAAACACAGCTCAATTGCTCATGCGACAGTAAAGAGAGTTCGACCACAGAACTTGTGTGTTACTGGCAACAAAAACCAATAAAATTGTAATCTGGGTTGTGTTTTTGTACAGACTTTTATAATGCTATTTAGCGTTGTTAATTTCGTCCAAGGTCAACCTCATTCCTTTAATATTATTGTGCTTATTAAACCACATTACACCCATTAGCCGCTTGGTAATATTgtctaataaaacaaaatgtttaatatatttTGACATGTCCAGGAAATGTTACAAGCAACTTTAAATAGCTTTCAGTCATGTTTGTGTTGGACAAGGTAATTGGACGCTAGCTGTTATGTGTTATGCCCGAGAACCGAGTACTTTATTTTAACTTAAACCTTCAGTTTTTGTCACTTACACAATCATAGTGATTTGTCACGTAATGTTTATGGTTTAGGTAACTtgctaaaaatgttaaaatgagtTTGTGAGGAAAAATAGCAGCTAGCATGTGTCGCTAATGATTCAAGtgcataaaatacaaatacaaaagtgtacaaataaatacaattaagtagtatatttatttatttaatagtaataattttttttattttaaagtgacaTTTATTGGATGCATTGAGATTGCTGCAAAGTATTCAGGGTTTGCTTTCTCCAAAAGGACGTTATACTCTCTTAGGATtcaaccaaagagggttttgccACCTTCATTGAGTGCGCACGTCTGTTATAATATGTAGATAATATGTACCCTGCATAAAATACTCCCACTATCTGACAACTTGGAGGTGGCTCTCAACCATTGATTTGAGTAGGGGGTGGACATGTCTGTCCAAATCATGTCAGACAAGGGTTGAGTTCAGAGCTGCTCATTCAATGGTTGGAGGTTCAGGTCAATATGAGTTTGCCATGGACTACT from Triplophysa rosa linkage group LG25, Trosa_1v2, whole genome shotgun sequence includes these protein-coding regions:
- the lsm3 gene encoding snRNA-associated Sm-like protein LSm3 — translated: MADEVEQQQTTNTVEEPLDLIRLSLDERIYVKMRNDRELRGRLHAYDQHLNMILGDVEETVTTVEIDEETYEEIYKSTKRNIPMLFVRGDGVVLVAPPLRVG